One region of Dysidea avara chromosome 1, odDysAvar1.4, whole genome shotgun sequence genomic DNA includes:
- the LOC136255375 gene encoding uncharacterized protein encodes MQITVATLLKIGGLLTFAVVIIFSYICFSKSDKAVKLIYLVPILKWRSHNLVLNDTNQTRGTSIESLHNVSDQVTVTQCTGNDEQVKPIVDSKGNSHEQGSHGHMVIYSNYEEQTNGARNLWQLQMWAKTLKMRVIEPFAVNSMFGVIGALPNYAQALRFSDYYDIDKWNKMAHYHGGSSLVQWEECLSNCSRKVIVLYTLLRAARKPIVVTYGKDDVKRYKPGKYEQIATKDMQWLKQNFNIVRVVNFIRDAKAEHPMSLEELNSYVFGDYSPTEVTLVIVNWFGMSTDIWRIQLKTSINSSFLNSVSVDFHHSQHSPELSPSTRVLRAYENYVSHYIGTHKYIGIIFRTHCVLRYELIGDPFSLKSQYLLNCSKQLKHTLDKVRSKWEIFMAYDLGTLGSDGYYSSTDKRLFPLRDQIFSDVFNGRIQMKQREEMLINAAGGISDRGFIAVLEKTIATRADCIVLLGKFSSFVESSASVYFSLHPSDACAVSICSEDFSNDNRTEFTTTDIPDKFIVT; translated from the coding sequence ATGCAAATCACAGTTGCCACACTGTTGAAAATTGGAGGTCTACTAACCTTTGCAGTAGTCATCATCTTCAGTTACATCTGTTTCTCAAAGAGTGATAAGGcagtaaaattaatatatttGGTGCCAATATTAAAGTGGAGAAGCCACAATTTGGTTCTGAATGATACTAACCAAACACGAGGTACATCAATAGAAAGCTTACACAATGTTTCTGACCAAGTTACAGTAACTCAGTGTACTGGAAATGATGAACAGGTAAAACCGATTGTAGATAGTAAAGGCAACAGTCATGAACAGGGATCACACGGCCACATGGTGATTTATAGCAATTATGAAGAGCAAACAAACGGAGCTCGAAACTTGTGGCAGCTACAAATGTGGGCTAAGACATTGAAGATGAGAGTTATTGAACCGTTTGCTGTCAACTCTATGTTTGGTGTGATTGGGGCACTACCTAACTATGCTCAAGCATTGCGATTCAGTGATTATTATGATATAGACAAGTGGAACAAAATGGCACATTATCATGGTGGAAGTTCATTAGTACAATGGGAAGAGTGTTTATCCAATTGTTCTCGTAAAGTGATAGTTTTGTACACATTACTAAGAGCAGCTAGGAAGCCAATAGTTGTTACTTATGGAAAAGATGATGTGAAAAGATATAAACCTGGAAAATACGAGCAGATTGCAACTAAAGACATGCAGTGGCTGAAGCAGAATTTCAATATTGTCAGAGTAGTAAATTTTATTCGTGATGCAAAAGCAGAGCATCCAATGTCACTGGAAGAGCTTAACTCATATGTATTTGGAGACTATTCTCCAACTGAAGTGACCTTAGTAATTGTAAATTGGTTTGGCATGAGCACAGATATATGGAGAATACAATTGAAAACATCTATTAACAGTTCTTTCCTCAACTCTGTGAGTGTTGACTTCCATCATTCACAACATTCGCCTGAGCTATCACCAAGTACGAGAGTTTTAAGGGCATATGAAAATTATGTTTCTCATTACATTGGTACCCACAAGTATATAGGGATCATATTTAGAACACATTGTGTCTTGCGTTATGAACTTATAGGGGATCCTTTTTCTCTCAAGAGCCAGTACTTGCTTAATTGCAGTAAACAGCTTAAACACACTTTGGACAAGGTTAGGAGCAAGTGGGAAATATTCATGGCTTATGACTTAGGAACACTTGGAAGTGATGGCTATTATTCATCTACTGACAAACGACTATTTCCATTACGTGATCAAATATTCTCGGATGTCTTCAATGGCCGCATCCAGATGAAACAAAGAGAAGAAATGTTGATAAATGCTGCGGGTGGAATATCAGACAGAGGGTTTATTGCAGTACTAGAAAAGACAATTGCTACACGTGCTGACTGTATTGTTCTCCTTGGAAAATTCTCCAGCTTTGTAGAATCATCAGCAAGTGTATACTTCTCCCTCCATCCCTCTGATGCATGTGCTGTGTCTATATGCTCTGAAGATTTTTCTAACGATAACAGAACTGAATTCACAACTACTGATATACCAGATAAATTTATTGTTACTTGA
- the LOC136255727 gene encoding uncharacterized protein isoform X3, whose protein sequence is MLEEVIITLTTRVALSRRRKESDICEMEECINCGFKKIWSDLMVSIHCSYLNGMYVPMCVNAGVNHWGGITTAHLSSVEWCWIFHGIFEDQCSLMSRWSGVYTHVGGRQRVTCPYYG, encoded by the exons ATGTTGGAAGAAGTGATCATtacactgactacacgagtggcgctttccaggagaagaaaagaaagtgaTATTTGCGAAAtggag GAATGTATCAATTGTGGCTTTAAAAAAATATGGTCTGATCTTATGGTgtctatacactgtagctacttgAATGGAATGTACGTac CTATGTGTGTCAATGCTGGCGTCAACCACTGGGGTGGGATTACTACAGCTCACTTGTCATCCGTGGAGTGGTGTTGGATTTTTCATGGAATATTTGAGGATCAG TGCTCATTGATGAGCCGGTGGAGTGGTGTTTACACACATGTTGGAGGTCGTCAGAGAGTGACTTGTCCATACTATggataa
- the LOC136255727 gene encoding uncharacterized protein isoform X2 — translation MKAYDSLSSLAIVSVSLKWVMTLAGSSLFIVARDSLECINCGFKKIWSDLMVSIHCSYLNGMYVPMCVNAGVNHWGGITTAHLSSVEWCWIFHGIFEDQCSLMSRWSGVYTHVGGRQRVTCPYYG, via the exons ATGAAGGCATATGACAG TCTTTCCTCATTGGCCATAGTCAGTGTCTCCCTGAAGTGGGTGATGACATTGGCTGGATCAAGTCTCTTCATTGTGGCCAGGGATTCACTG GAATGTATCAATTGTGGCTTTAAAAAAATATGGTCTGATCTTATGGTgtctatacactgtagctacttgAATGGAATGTACGTac CTATGTGTGTCAATGCTGGCGTCAACCACTGGGGTGGGATTACTACAGCTCACTTGTCATCCGTGGAGTGGTGTTGGATTTTTCATGGAATATTTGAGGATCAG TGCTCATTGATGAGCCGGTGGAGTGGTGTTTACACACATGTTGGAGGTCGTCAGAGAGTGACTTGTCCATACTATggataa
- the LOC136255727 gene encoding uncharacterized protein isoform X1 has translation MLMAFSSGLCFLGGGVPPVVLFDCSFLFFMSLFYFSLSSLAIVSVSLKWVMTLAGSSLFIVARDSLECINCGFKKIWSDLMVSIHCSYLNGMYVPMCVNAGVNHWGGITTAHLSSVEWCWIFHGIFEDQCSLMSRWSGVYTHVGGRQRVTCPYYG, from the exons ATGTTGATGGCCTTCTCATCCGGCCTGTGCTTTTTGGGGGGTGGGGTGCCACCTGTTGTTCTGTTCGACTGTAGTTTCCTCTTTTTTATGTCTCTGTTTTACTTTAGTCTTTCCTCATTGGCCATAGTCAGTGTCTCCCTGAAGTGGGTGATGACATTGGCTGGATCAAGTCTCTTCATTGTGGCCAGGGATTCACTG GAATGTATCAATTGTGGCTTTAAAAAAATATGGTCTGATCTTATGGTgtctatacactgtagctacttgAATGGAATGTACGTac CTATGTGTGTCAATGCTGGCGTCAACCACTGGGGTGGGATTACTACAGCTCACTTGTCATCCGTGGAGTGGTGTTGGATTTTTCATGGAATATTTGAGGATCAG TGCTCATTGATGAGCCGGTGGAGTGGTGTTTACACACATGTTGGAGGTCGTCAGAGAGTGACTTGTCCATACTATggataa